In a single window of the Dreissena polymorpha isolate Duluth1 chromosome 3, UMN_Dpol_1.0, whole genome shotgun sequence genome:
- the LOC127875351 gene encoding galectin-1-like, translating to MAESGSEENTDHIDRYTFFFSHTLQKRQDTQPIPDKPCGFLAYGLIYFDLQSVPFVHHMDTESIQEITIKGKAPNGASRFSLYLQNGSENEPHEIAFVFDARFNFGSDHNKIVTNSKKGGAWGSEDHRHLAFPFHPEQDFRIKITVDDDSFKMKVNGEKFLEYEQKLSMKSINCIRIQNDIVIEEIKLK from the exons ATGGCTGAAAGCGGAAGTGAAGAGAACACGGATCATATTGACAGA TATACTTTCTTTTTTTCACATACACTTCAAAAGCGACAGGACACACAACCAATTCCTGACAAGCCTTGCGGCTTCCTTGCTTACGGTCTAATTTATTTCGATTTACAGTCAGTTCCGTTCGTGCACCACATGGACACTGAGTCAATTCAGGAGATCACAATCAAGGGAAAAGCACCCAACGGCGCATCCAG ATTCTCCTTGTACCTCCAAAACGGATCGGAAAATGAACCGCACGAGATTGCGTTCGTGTTCGATGCGCGGTTTAACTTCGGCAGTGACCACAACAAAATAGTGACCAACTCTAAGAAGGGAGGCGCCTGGGGGTCGGAGGACCACAGACATCTTGCATTCCCTTTTCATCCAGAACAGGATTTCAGGATCAAAATCACGGTGGATGATGACTCCTTTAAA ATGAAGGTCAACGGTGAAAAGTTTCTGGAATATGAACAGAAGCTGTCCATGAAATCAATCAACTGCATCAGGATACAGAATGACATCGTTATTGAAGAAATCAAGCTTAAATAG
- the LOC127872834 gene encoding galectin-7-like, protein MKVSVQKISDTLSLHRAQERCTMVRTIESPAVPFVSFMDTEWIQEITIKGRAPEGASRFTVYLQHGPEDEPHEVAFVFDARFHYGASHNKIVTNCKKEGTWGTEEDGDCPFPFHHGQDFKIKITVDDDSFKVKVNGEKFLEYEQKLSMKSINCIRIQNDVHLHQVKLA, encoded by the exons ATGAAAGTTTCAGTTCAAAAGATATCTGACACTCTATCACTTCATCGAGCTCAAGAACGGTGCACAATGGTCCGCACAATCGAAAGTCCC GCAGTTCCGTTCGTGTCCTTCATGGACACTGAGTGGATACAGGAGATCACAATCAAGGGGAGAGCACCAGAGGGAGCATCCAG ATTCACCGTGTACCTCCAACACGGACCGGAAGATGAACCGCACGAGGTGGCGTTTGTGTTCGATGCTCGGTTTCACTACGGCGCGTCCCACAACAAGATCGTGACCAACTGCAAGAAGGAGGGCACATGGGGTACGGAGGAAGACGGCGATTGCCCTTTCCCGTTTCATCACGGACAGGATTTCAAGATCAAAATCACCGTGGATGATGACTCCTTTAAA GTGAAGGTCAACGGTGAAAAGTTCCTTGAGTATGAACAGAAGCTGTCCATGAAGTCAATCAACTGCATCCGGATACAGAATGACGTTCACCTTCACCAAGTCAAACTGGCCTAA